From a region of the Georgenia yuyongxinii genome:
- a CDS encoding Gfo/Idh/MocA family protein: MRTTTTLKTVRWGIIGVGDVTERKSGPGLQRAERSELVAVMRRDGTKAADYARRHGVPRWYDDADALIADPEVDAVYIATPPDSHRDYAVRVAAAGKPVYVEKPMARTAAECEEMITACERAGVPLFVAYYRRAMPRFATVRQLLDDGAIGTPRAVSVRTLGTPGMWEPDHLPWRVQPEISGGGLFVDLGSHTLDLLDHLLGPVGAVSGAAGNQGGGYPAEDVVTATFIFTSGVQGVGLWSFTAAEQRDEVEIIGSAGSLSFSSFGTEPLVLRTADGERHIDAPYPEVVQQPLIQAVVDELTGHGTSPSTGQSALRTARFVDTVLAGYRAEHGISF, translated from the coding sequence CAAGAGCGGCCCCGGGCTGCAGCGGGCGGAGCGGTCCGAGCTGGTCGCCGTCATGCGCCGGGACGGCACGAAGGCCGCCGACTACGCCCGCCGGCACGGTGTGCCGCGCTGGTACGACGACGCCGACGCGCTGATCGCCGATCCCGAGGTGGACGCCGTCTACATCGCCACCCCGCCCGACAGTCACCGCGACTACGCCGTGCGCGTCGCCGCGGCCGGCAAGCCGGTGTACGTGGAGAAGCCCATGGCGCGGACCGCCGCCGAGTGCGAGGAGATGATCACGGCGTGCGAGCGGGCCGGAGTGCCGCTGTTCGTGGCCTACTACCGCCGCGCCATGCCCCGGTTCGCGACCGTGCGACAGCTGCTCGACGACGGCGCCATCGGCACCCCGCGCGCCGTCAGCGTCCGCACCCTCGGCACGCCCGGCATGTGGGAGCCCGACCACCTGCCCTGGCGTGTGCAGCCGGAGATCTCCGGCGGTGGCCTCTTCGTCGACCTCGGCTCGCACACCCTGGACCTCCTGGACCACCTCCTCGGCCCGGTGGGCGCCGTCAGCGGCGCGGCGGGCAACCAGGGCGGCGGCTATCCCGCGGAGGACGTGGTCACCGCGACCTTCATCTTCACCTCCGGCGTGCAGGGGGTGGGGCTGTGGTCCTTCACCGCCGCCGAGCAGCGCGACGAGGTGGAGATCATCGGCTCCGCCGGGTCGCTGTCCTTCTCCTCCTTCGGCACCGAGCCCCTCGTGCTCCGCACCGCCGACGGCGAGCGCCACATCGACGCCCCGTATCCCGAGGTGGTCCAGCAGCCGCTCATCCAGGCGGTGGTCGACGAGCTGACCGGGCACGGCACCTCACCGAGCACGGGGCAAAGTGCTTTGCGCACCGCCCGGTTCGTGGACACGGTGCTCGCCGGCTACCGCGCAGAGCACGGCATCAGCTTCTGA